A single genomic interval of Stenotrophomonas sp. ZAC14D1_NAIMI4_1 harbors:
- a CDS encoding alpha/beta hydrolase yields the protein MNTPARLAAGLAGALAVASAHAAAPAVTFHYAQVDDVRVFYREAGDPKAPTVLLLHGLPSSSFMYRELIPMLADRYHVIAPDLPGFGFTEAPPHDKYAYTFANLANTIDRFTEVVGIDRYAIQVFDYGAPVGWRLATKHPERITAIVSQNGNAYEEGLGELWEPIKRYWSAPTAANRDALRGMFTPESIQWQYTHGAPDAMRIAPETYTLDNERLARPGNLDIQLDLMLDYRTNVVMYPQLQKYFRDRKPPLLAVWGRNDAIFIPAGAEAFKRDLPKAEVRFYDTGHFALESHVHEIGPVIRAFLDANL from the coding sequence ATGAACACCCCTGCCCGTCTGGCAGCCGGCCTTGCCGGTGCCCTCGCCGTTGCCTCCGCCCACGCCGCCGCGCCGGCCGTCACCTTCCACTATGCCCAGGTGGACGACGTGCGCGTGTTCTACCGCGAAGCCGGCGACCCCAAGGCGCCCACCGTGCTGTTGCTGCACGGCCTGCCCTCCTCGTCCTTCATGTACCGCGAACTGATCCCGATGCTGGCCGACCGCTACCACGTGATCGCCCCGGACCTGCCTGGCTTCGGCTTCACCGAAGCGCCGCCGCACGATAAGTACGCCTACACCTTCGCCAACCTGGCCAACACCATCGACCGTTTCACTGAAGTGGTGGGCATCGACCGCTACGCCATCCAGGTGTTCGACTACGGCGCACCGGTCGGCTGGCGCCTGGCCACCAAACACCCGGAACGCATCACTGCCATCGTTTCGCAGAACGGCAACGCCTATGAAGAAGGCCTGGGCGAGCTGTGGGAGCCGATCAAGCGCTATTGGAGCGCACCGACCGCGGCCAACCGCGATGCGCTGCGCGGCATGTTTACCCCGGAAAGCATCCAGTGGCAGTACACCCATGGCGCGCCGGATGCGATGCGCATCGCGCCGGAAACCTACACGCTGGACAACGAGCGCCTGGCGCGCCCGGGCAACCTCGATATCCAGCTGGATCTGATGCTGGATTACCGCACCAACGTGGTGATGTACCCGCAGCTGCAGAAGTACTTCCGCGACCGCAAGCCGCCGCTGCTGGCGGTGTGGGGGCGCAACGATGCGATCTTCATTCCGGCCGGTGCCGAGGCGTTCAAGCGCGATCTGCCGAAGGCGGAGGTGCGTTTCTACGACACCGGGCACTTCGCGTTGGAAAGCCACGTGCACGAGATTGGCCCGGTGATCCGCGCGTTCCTGGATGCGAATCTGTAA
- a CDS encoding TetR/AcrR family transcriptional regulator yields MPQVRKIDDAALLDRLALTFKDVGYEGASLAVIAEATGLKKSSLYHRFPNGKEEMAQEVLAQVGRVLDAEIFPVLAGDAPVADKLARFVSAMDAMYDHGRQSCLLNMLSPPRGVQNGCGDAIASTFHRLQEALAGVARQHGVGDEEAELLAEQMLVELHGALVVARGMDAPAVFSRAIARLPRIILDAV; encoded by the coding sequence ATGCCCCAGGTCAGGAAAATCGATGACGCGGCCCTGCTGGACCGCTTGGCGCTGACGTTCAAGGACGTCGGCTATGAAGGTGCGTCGCTGGCGGTGATTGCCGAGGCGACGGGCCTGAAGAAATCCAGCCTTTACCACCGCTTCCCGAACGGGAAGGAGGAGATGGCGCAGGAAGTGCTGGCCCAGGTAGGGCGCGTGCTGGATGCGGAGATCTTCCCGGTTCTGGCCGGCGATGCGCCGGTGGCGGACAAGCTGGCGCGTTTTGTTTCGGCGATGGACGCGATGTATGACCACGGCCGGCAGTCGTGCCTGTTGAACATGCTCTCGCCGCCGCGTGGTGTGCAGAACGGCTGTGGCGATGCGATTGCCTCGACGTTCCACCGGCTGCAGGAGGCGCTGGCGGGTGTGGCGCGGCAGCACGGTGTGGGTGACGAGGAAGCCGAGCTGCTGGCCGAGCAGATGCTGGTGGAGCTGCACGGCGCGCTGGTGGTGGCACGCGGGATGGATGCGCCGGCGGTGTTTTCGCGGGCGATTGCGCGGTTGCCGAGGATCATTCTGGACGCGGTGTGA
- a CDS encoding FRG domain-containing protein has product MNQKETFLVEQGTDYFEKIPVWHDDQRCFEVMADERSGRIPVTRLESWRDYTELLESPFFNRPGVQLIFRGQRRSDWSLMPTLGRLSDNGIVTGNLAATQLERFKRAIRGRLSDNSLVDEDDELWSIGQHHGLMTPLLDWTYSPYVALFFAFAKADSKDEEENPYRVVYVLNKSFILEHQDETGIRLWEPRKDSYGRLVNQAGLFTFSPYDATIENKLANVLADDEAFEDEELRSASEEDQADLLARYICKIYILNEGRDACLRHLRRMNVHHASLFPDLIGASDYCNITTAEAEEEASLARAVERERLIASQIVQVPSVPAVDVVEAPIIASEQTSFKIDAILRAHPDAQQVEPGRIALIASELSHDISKHQVVDWEKREDAQARMRNVIRVTLRKNGYPSQLRDGVVEQIMDAVKQQAAEGK; this is encoded by the coding sequence ATGAATCAGAAAGAAACCTTCCTTGTAGAACAGGGTACAGACTATTTTGAGAAGATTCCGGTTTGGCACGATGATCAGAGATGCTTTGAGGTCATGGCAGATGAGCGTAGTGGCCGCATCCCGGTAACTCGATTGGAATCTTGGCGGGATTATACTGAACTACTGGAGAGCCCATTCTTTAACCGGCCAGGTGTGCAACTGATTTTTCGTGGGCAACGACGTTCCGACTGGAGTCTGATGCCGACGCTGGGTCGTCTATCCGACAATGGGATAGTCACCGGAAATTTAGCAGCGACTCAGCTAGAGCGTTTCAAGCGTGCCATTCGAGGTCGGCTTAGTGACAACAGTCTCGTGGATGAAGATGACGAGCTTTGGTCCATTGGCCAGCATCATGGCTTGATGACTCCCTTGCTGGACTGGACCTATTCCCCGTATGTCGCTCTTTTTTTTGCCTTTGCCAAGGCTGATAGCAAGGATGAAGAAGAGAATCCTTACCGAGTCGTCTACGTACTCAACAAAAGTTTCATTTTGGAACATCAGGATGAGACTGGCATTCGGCTTTGGGAACCGCGCAAGGACAGCTACGGGAGATTAGTTAATCAGGCTGGACTGTTCACTTTCTCTCCGTATGACGCCACGATAGAAAATAAGTTGGCAAATGTCTTGGCTGACGACGAGGCTTTTGAGGATGAGGAGTTACGCTCCGCATCGGAAGAAGATCAGGCCGATTTATTAGCTCGATACATCTGCAAGATTTATATCCTTAATGAAGGGCGTGATGCTTGCTTGCGCCATCTTAGGCGGATGAACGTGCACCATGCCAGTCTCTTTCCTGATCTGATCGGAGCATCTGATTATTGCAATATCACAACCGCCGAAGCGGAGGAGGAAGCCAGCCTTGCGCGTGCTGTAGAGCGTGAGCGCTTGATCGCTAGTCAAATTGTTCAAGTGCCTTCCGTTCCAGCTGTTGATGTTGTCGAAGCTCCCATCATTGCTTCGGAGCAGACTTCTTTCAAAATTGATGCCATCTTGCGTGCGCATCCTGACGCGCAGCAAGTTGAACCAGGACGTATCGCCTTGATTGCCAGCGAGTTGTCCCACGATATTTCCAAACATCAAGTTGTGGATTGGGAAAAACGCGAAGACGCTCAGGCTCGAATGCGTAACGTTATCCGAGTCACGTTGCGAAAGAATGGCTATCCATCGCAACTACGTGATGGAGTGGTCGAACAAATCATGGATGCGGTGAAGCAGCAGGCAGCGGAGGGAAAATGA
- a CDS encoding type 1 glutamine amidotransferase domain-containing protein: MNLMTRLAAALALTLAATGAHSANVLVVLSDENHLDLKDGKALSTGFYLNELMQPVKLLLDAGHEVTFATPLGRAPTVDASSVTPAYFGNDAAQLKLHKDLLEKLALTSATASPVVSLARVEQQGYARFDAVYIPGGHAPMQDLLKSPALGRLLADFHQRNKTTALVCHGPIALLSTLPDANGFVAKLEAGGMPTAPKWIYSGYQMTVISNQEEEQAKPMLGGGEMKFYPQTALQRAGAKFSSNTTPWTGHVVVDRELITGQNPASALEVGQRLVERLK, encoded by the coding sequence ATGAACCTGATGACCCGGCTGGCCGCAGCGCTGGCCCTGACCCTGGCCGCCACCGGTGCCCATTCCGCCAACGTGCTGGTGGTGCTGTCCGACGAGAACCACCTGGACTTGAAGGACGGCAAGGCGCTGTCCACCGGCTTCTATCTCAACGAGCTGATGCAGCCGGTCAAGCTGCTGCTGGACGCGGGCCACGAGGTGACCTTCGCCACGCCGCTGGGGCGGGCGCCGACGGTGGATGCGTCCTCGGTGACGCCGGCGTACTTCGGCAACGATGCCGCGCAGTTGAAGCTGCACAAAGACCTGCTGGAGAAACTGGCGCTGACCTCGGCAACCGCCTCGCCGGTGGTCAGCCTGGCGCGTGTCGAGCAGCAGGGCTACGCGCGCTTCGATGCGGTGTATATCCCCGGTGGCCACGCGCCGATGCAGGATCTGCTGAAGAGCCCGGCGCTGGGCCGCTTGCTGGCCGACTTCCACCAGCGCAACAAGACCACCGCGCTGGTCTGCCACGGGCCGATCGCGCTGCTGTCCACCCTGCCGGATGCCAACGGTTTCGTAGCGAAGCTGGAAGCGGGTGGCATGCCGACCGCTCCGAAGTGGATCTACAGCGGCTACCAGATGACGGTGATCAGCAACCAGGAAGAGGAGCAAGCCAAGCCGATGCTGGGCGGCGGTGAAATGAAGTTCTACCCGCAGACCGCGTTGCAGCGGGCGGGTGCGAAGTTCAGCAGCAACACCACGCCGTGGACCGGCCATGTGGTGGTGGATCGCGAGCTGATCACCGGGCAGAATCCGGCGTCGGCGCTGGAAGTGGGGCAGCGGTTGGTTGAGCGGTTGAAGTAA
- a CDS encoding AraC family transcriptional regulator, protein MDSLLEELRALTAHAQNRRTETGIPRVSMVQGAVPEHELAAVYEPMVNLILQGSKSMTVGAQTLHYDPATYFVMSVDLPAAGVVRSSPAGAPYLAVALSLDPVLLATLLNDLAEPATNPQTRGFSVAAVTPQLLDAWARLLRLMKHPADIAALAPAYEREILYRVLQGPMGWMLRDIASPDSALARVNHAIQAIRRDYARSWRVEELAADAAMSVSAFHRHFKAVTSLSPVQYQKQVRLLQARTHLLASGCSVIRAAHTVGYESPTQFSREYARAFGHPPAKDIARIQQRSRSNG, encoded by the coding sequence ATGGATAGCCTGCTTGAAGAATTGCGCGCCCTGACCGCGCATGCCCAGAACCGCCGCACGGAAACCGGCATTCCGCGGGTCTCCATGGTGCAGGGCGCCGTGCCGGAACATGAGTTGGCGGCGGTGTATGAGCCGATGGTCAACCTCATCCTGCAAGGCAGCAAATCGATGACGGTGGGCGCGCAGACGTTGCACTACGACCCTGCTACCTACTTCGTGATGTCCGTGGACCTGCCCGCTGCGGGCGTCGTGCGCAGCAGTCCTGCGGGTGCGCCCTACCTTGCGGTGGCGCTCAGCCTGGACCCCGTGCTGCTTGCCACCCTGCTGAACGACCTTGCCGAACCCGCGACGAACCCGCAGACCAGGGGCTTTTCGGTCGCCGCCGTCACGCCGCAACTATTGGACGCCTGGGCCCGCCTGCTGCGCCTGATGAAACACCCCGCCGACATTGCCGCCCTGGCCCCGGCGTACGAACGCGAGATCCTGTACCGCGTGCTGCAGGGCCCGATGGGCTGGATGCTGCGCGATATCGCCAGCCCCGACAGCGCACTGGCGCGGGTCAACCACGCCATTCAAGCGATTCGTCGCGACTATGCCCGCAGTTGGCGGGTGGAAGAACTGGCCGCCGATGCGGCCATGAGCGTTTCCGCCTTCCACCGCCACTTCAAGGCAGTGACCTCACTCAGCCCGGTGCAGTACCAGAAACAGGTGCGCCTGCTGCAGGCACGCACGCATCTGTTGGCCTCCGGCTGCAGCGTCATCCGCGCCGCGCACACTGTGGGCTACGAAAGCCCCACCCAGTTCAGCCGAGAGTACGCGCGCGCGTTCGGGCACCCGCCAGCCAAGGATATTGCGCGCATTCAACAGCGCAGCCGCAGCAACGGGTGA
- a CDS encoding 3-hydroxybutyrate dehydrogenase translates to MFSGKVAVVTGSTSGIGLGIATALARQGADIVLNGFGDAQDIERVRSSLETEFGVRVAHDGADLSRGEAVREMIARTVATMGRVDILVNNAGIQHTASIEEFPVEKWDAILALNLSAVFHATAAALPHMKQRGWGRIINIASAHGLVGSVNKSAYVAAKHGVVGFTKVTGLENAGTGITANAICPGWVRTPLVEKQITALAEREGTDQESAARELLAEKQPSLQFVTPEQLGEMVVFLASDAAAQITGTALPMDGGWTAR, encoded by the coding sequence ATGTTTTCTGGAAAGGTCGCGGTAGTTACCGGCTCTACCAGCGGTATCGGTCTTGGCATTGCCACGGCGCTGGCGCGGCAGGGGGCCGACATCGTGCTGAATGGCTTCGGTGACGCGCAGGACATCGAACGCGTCCGATCCAGCCTGGAGACCGAGTTCGGTGTACGGGTGGCACATGACGGCGCCGACCTTTCGCGTGGCGAAGCGGTGCGGGAGATGATCGCTCGTACCGTTGCCACCATGGGGCGCGTCGACATCCTGGTGAACAACGCGGGTATTCAGCACACCGCCTCGATCGAGGAATTCCCCGTCGAGAAGTGGGATGCAATCCTGGCGCTGAATCTGTCGGCGGTGTTCCATGCGACGGCGGCGGCGTTGCCGCACATGAAGCAGCGGGGATGGGGCCGCATCATCAACATCGCATCGGCGCACGGCTTGGTAGGTTCGGTGAACAAGTCGGCCTATGTGGCGGCCAAACATGGCGTGGTCGGGTTTACCAAGGTGACAGGGTTGGAGAACGCTGGCACGGGCATCACGGCCAATGCCATCTGCCCGGGCTGGGTGCGGACCCCGCTGGTTGAAAAGCAGATCACTGCGTTGGCGGAGCGGGAAGGAACGGACCAGGAATCCGCCGCGCGTGAGCTGTTGGCCGAGAAGCAGCCGTCGTTGCAGTTCGTGACGCCGGAGCAGCTCGGGGAGATGGTGGTGTTTCTGGCATCGGACGCCGCCGCGCAGATCACGGGCACGGCGCTTCCGATGGATGGCGGTTGGACTGCGCGCTAG
- a CDS encoding LysR family transcriptional regulator gives MSRKFDYLGDVEVFLAVVEHGSFTAGAVALSTTPSVLSRAVTRLEARLGRQLLQRTTRRVGLTDAGRLYLEQVRTAFGLLDDAERDVQGQDGALAGRVRLSVPTTYGHYRLPPVLARFAQQYPQVQVELNITNRNVDLVAEGFDLAIRLGQLPDSGLVGRKLEDASLVLVASPAYLERRGTPQRLEDLEQHLCLPFVMPRTGRLAPWVFRDGGRDVDWLPRSSIETSDDVLGVVSLAKQRIGICQSYEFIVRERLLRGELVEVLPQLRGRSRPFSVIYAPHRRQSAAARAMIELLVGNTAVVEDGVG, from the coding sequence ATGAGCCGCAAGTTCGACTACCTGGGTGATGTGGAGGTGTTCCTGGCGGTGGTTGAGCACGGCTCATTCACGGCCGGCGCCGTGGCGCTGTCCACCACGCCCTCGGTGCTGAGCCGCGCGGTCACCCGCCTGGAAGCGCGGCTGGGCCGGCAGCTGCTGCAGCGGACCACCCGCCGCGTGGGCCTGACGGACGCCGGGCGGCTCTATCTGGAACAGGTGCGCACCGCCTTCGGCCTGCTGGACGACGCCGAGCGCGACGTGCAGGGTCAGGACGGCGCGCTGGCCGGCCGCGTGCGCCTGAGCGTGCCGACCACCTATGGCCACTACCGGCTGCCGCCCGTGCTGGCGCGCTTTGCGCAGCAGTACCCGCAGGTGCAGGTGGAACTGAACATCACCAACCGCAATGTGGATCTGGTGGCTGAGGGCTTCGACTTGGCTATTCGTCTGGGGCAGCTACCGGACAGTGGGCTGGTGGGGCGGAAGCTTGAAGATGCGTCGCTGGTGCTGGTGGCTTCGCCGGCGTACCTGGAGCGCCGGGGTACGCCGCAGAGGCTGGAAGACTTGGAGCAGCACCTGTGCCTACCGTTTGTGATGCCGCGGACCGGGCGGCTGGCGCCGTGGGTGTTTCGGGATGGCGGGCGGGATGTGGATTGGCTGCCGCGTTCGTCGATTGAGACTTCTGACGATGTGCTGGGCGTGGTTTCGCTGGCCAAACAGAGGATTGGGATTTGCCAGAGTTATGAGTTCATCGTGCGCGAGCGGTTGTTGCGTGGGGAGCTGGTGGAGGTGCTGCCGCAGTTGCGGGGGCGATCAAGGCCCTTCTCGGTGATTTATGCGCCGCATCGGCGGCAGTCGGCTGCGGCAAGGGCGATGATTGAGTTGCTGGTAGGGAATACGGCGGTGGTTGAGGACGGCGTGGGTTGA
- a CDS encoding type I restriction endonuclease subunit R, giving the protein MITEQQLEDLCIEWFGTLGWTYTQGPDIAPDGDQPARSDYRQTVLRERLLVALIRINPHIPAAALEQAAHELLTVSEPLLIARNRRVHRLLLSGIPVEFSVGDEKRSDLVNLIDFTNPRNNDFLLVSQFTVTGTKQPRRPDLVAFVNGLPLAVIELKNPANEQTDIWDAFNQIQTYKEEINDLFNTNVAVVVSDGFTARLGSLTANQERMQPWRAIANEDDRPLLEFELETLVRGFFEPALFLDYVRHFVLFEQDADQIIKKIAGYHQFHAVREAVKATVIAASSLSKGLLEVQEPRATYGKEVQPGSRKAGVVWHTQGSGKSITMACYAGKLLQQPEMKNPTLVVVTDRNDLDGQLFGTFCAAEDLLRQTPVQAGSREELREMLASREAGGIIFTTVQKFALLDDEALHPLLSDRSNIVVISDEAHRSQYGMKGRLDTKTGKYVFGYAKHMRDALANATFIGFTGTPIALEDKDTRAVFGDYVSIYDIQDAVDDGATVPIFYESRLAKLDVNQAEIDALNAQVDEVIEDEEDITAREKTKSDWAALTKLVGARPRLEQVAADLVQHFETRTATLAGKAMIVCMSRDICAELYDAIAALRPDWHDADPERGAIKVVMTGSAADKPLLQPHLYSQQVKKRLEKRFKDPADPLKLVIVRDMWLTGFDAPCCHTMYVDKPMKGHNLMQAIARVNRVFRNKPGGLVVDYIGIANELKAALKTYTESKGKGDPAHSAAEALAVLLEKLDVVRGLMHGFDYGEFEADALQLLVPVANHILGLTDGKQRFLDAMLAVSKAFSLCSTLDEAAALRTEIAFFAAVKAAIVKFTTVDRKRSDADKNSALKQILDNAIVADGVADIFALAGLDKPNIGLLSDEFLEDVRQMKSRNLAVELLEKLLRDEIKARARNNVVQEKKYGDRLLETLRKYHNRAVETAQVIEELIQMAKDFQAALEREEALGLSQDEIAFYDALANNEGAVRELGDDTLKSIAIEITEKLRHSTTVDWQVRESVRAKLRILVRRTLKKWKYPPVGEDAAIELVLKQAESLSDAWSK; this is encoded by the coding sequence ATGATTACTGAACAACAACTCGAAGACCTCTGCATTGAATGGTTCGGGACTCTCGGTTGGACGTACACACAGGGCCCAGACATTGCGCCCGATGGAGACCAACCTGCTCGCTCCGACTATCGTCAGACCGTATTGCGCGAACGCTTGTTGGTCGCGCTCATCCGCATCAACCCGCACATCCCCGCTGCGGCGCTGGAGCAGGCGGCACACGAACTTCTGACGGTCAGCGAGCCGCTGCTGATTGCACGCAACCGCCGTGTGCATCGACTGCTGTTGTCCGGCATTCCCGTCGAGTTTTCAGTGGGCGACGAAAAACGCAGCGATCTGGTCAATCTCATCGACTTCACCAATCCACGCAACAACGACTTCCTGCTGGTCAGCCAGTTCACCGTGACCGGCACCAAGCAGCCGCGCCGCCCGGACCTGGTGGCCTTCGTCAATGGCCTGCCGCTGGCGGTGATTGAGCTGAAGAACCCGGCCAACGAGCAGACCGACATCTGGGATGCCTTCAACCAGATCCAGACCTACAAGGAAGAGATCAACGACCTGTTCAACACCAACGTGGCGGTGGTGGTCAGCGATGGCTTCACGGCGCGGTTGGGGTCGCTCACGGCCAATCAAGAGCGCATGCAGCCCTGGCGGGCGATTGCCAATGAGGATGACCGGCCGCTGCTGGAATTCGAGTTGGAAACGCTGGTGCGCGGCTTCTTCGAGCCTGCACTGTTTCTCGACTATGTGCGCCACTTCGTGCTGTTCGAGCAGGATGCCGACCAGATCATCAAGAAGATTGCGGGCTACCACCAGTTCCATGCCGTGCGCGAGGCGGTGAAGGCCACGGTGATCGCCGCCAGCAGCCTTAGCAAAGGCTTGCTGGAGGTGCAGGAACCGCGTGCCACCTACGGCAAGGAAGTACAGCCCGGCAGCCGCAAGGCGGGCGTGGTGTGGCATACGCAAGGCTCGGGCAAGAGCATCACCATGGCCTGCTACGCGGGCAAGCTGTTACAGCAACCGGAGATGAAGAACCCCACCCTGGTGGTGGTGACCGACCGCAACGATCTGGATGGGCAATTGTTCGGCACCTTCTGCGCCGCCGAAGACCTGCTCCGGCAGACGCCGGTGCAGGCGGGCAGCCGCGAGGAGCTGCGCGAAATGCTGGCTTCGCGCGAGGCGGGCGGCATCATCTTCACCACGGTGCAGAAGTTCGCCCTGCTGGACGATGAGGCACTTCACCCACTGCTGTCGGATCGCAGCAATATTGTTGTGATCTCCGACGAGGCGCACCGCAGCCAGTACGGCATGAAGGGGCGGCTGGATACCAAGACCGGCAAATACGTGTTCGGCTATGCCAAGCACATGCGCGACGCGCTGGCCAATGCCACCTTTATCGGCTTTACCGGCACGCCCATCGCCCTGGAAGACAAAGACACTCGGGCAGTGTTCGGCGACTACGTCAGCATCTACGACATTCAGGATGCGGTAGACGATGGCGCCACGGTCCCAATCTTCTACGAAAGCCGTCTAGCTAAGCTGGACGTGAACCAGGCCGAGATCGACGCACTCAATGCCCAGGTAGATGAGGTCATCGAGGACGAGGAAGACATCACTGCCCGCGAGAAGACCAAGAGCGATTGGGCGGCGCTGACCAAGCTGGTTGGTGCGCGACCGCGTCTGGAACAGGTTGCTGCCGACTTGGTGCAGCACTTCGAGACGCGCACGGCCACGCTGGCAGGAAAGGCGATGATCGTATGCATGAGTCGTGACATTTGCGCCGAGCTGTACGACGCCATCGCGGCCCTGCGCCCGGACTGGCACGATGCCGACCCGGAGAGGGGCGCAATCAAGGTAGTGATGACCGGCTCGGCAGCGGACAAGCCCTTGCTGCAGCCTCATCTGTACAGCCAGCAGGTGAAGAAACGCCTGGAAAAGCGCTTCAAAGACCCGGCAGACCCGTTGAAGCTGGTGATTGTGCGCGACATGTGGCTGACTGGCTTCGACGCGCCCTGCTGTCACACCATGTACGTGGACAAGCCCATGAAGGGCCACAACCTGATGCAGGCCATCGCCCGCGTCAACCGAGTGTTCCGCAACAAGCCCGGTGGATTGGTCGTGGATTACATCGGCATTGCCAACGAGCTGAAAGCGGCGCTCAAGACCTACACCGAATCCAAGGGCAAAGGCGACCCTGCGCACAGTGCGGCGGAGGCCCTGGCTGTGTTGCTGGAGAAGCTGGACGTCGTGCGGGGGTTGATGCACGGCTTTGATTACGGCGAATTCGAAGCGGATGCGCTGCAATTATTGGTGCCAGTGGCCAACCATATCCTGGGGCTGACAGACGGCAAGCAGCGCTTCCTCGATGCCATGCTGGCGGTGAGCAAGGCGTTTTCCCTGTGCAGCACGCTGGATGAAGCCGCAGCCTTGCGCACGGAGATTGCCTTCTTTGCCGCCGTCAAGGCCGCCATCGTCAAGTTCACCACGGTGGATCGCAAGCGTTCCGATGCAGACAAGAACAGCGCGCTCAAGCAGATCCTTGATAACGCCATCGTGGCCGACGGGGTGGCGGATATCTTCGCGTTGGCGGGCCTGGACAAGCCCAACATCGGCCTGCTTTCAGACGAGTTCCTGGAAGACGTGCGGCAGATGAAGAGCCGCAATCTGGCGGTGGAACTGCTTGAAAAGCTGCTGCGCGACGAGATCAAGGCGCGGGCGCGTAACAACGTGGTGCAGGAGAAGAAGTACGGCGACCGGCTGCTGGAAACCTTGCGCAAGTATCACAACCGGGCGGTAGAGACGGCGCAGGTCATCGAGGAGTTGATCCAGATGGCCAAGGATTTCCAGGCGGCCCTAGAGCGCGAGGAGGCATTGGGGCTGAGTCAGGATGAGATAGCCTTCTATGATGCCTTGGCCAACAACGAAGGTGCGGTGCGGGAGTTGGGTGACGACACTCTAAAGAGCATTGCCATCGAGATCACGGAGAAGCTGCGCCATAGCACCACGGTGGATTGGCAGGTGCGTGAGAGCGTCCGCGCTAAATTGCGGATTCTGGTGCGACGCACCCTGAAGAAATGGAAGTACCCGCCGGTAGGTGAGGATGCCGCGATCGAACTGGTGCTTAAGCAGGCGGAATCACTGTCAGACGCGTGGTCAAAGTAG
- a CDS encoding carboxymuconolactone decarboxylase family protein — protein MSRLALVTPETATPAQQPLLEQTKAKFGKLPIIMTALANSPATMNSYLALFQNLTDGRFSKQLARKIGLAIGEENGCEYCISLLAAIAKLQKLTEEDIELARHGKSTDPKEQALLDFVLLLVRHKGDVTDEELQAVRAAGWGDEDIVEVFGHLALNFITNYLWKVGRNDVDFPILRLFDQGKISRGSSHPFQQVA, from the coding sequence ATGTCCCGTCTCGCCCTCGTCACCCCCGAAACCGCCACCCCGGCCCAGCAGCCGCTGCTGGAGCAGACCAAGGCCAAGTTCGGCAAGCTGCCCATCATCATGACCGCGCTGGCCAACTCCCCGGCCACCATGAACAGCTATCTGGCGCTGTTCCAGAACCTCACCGACGGCCGCTTCAGCAAGCAGCTGGCCCGCAAGATCGGCCTGGCCATCGGCGAAGAAAACGGCTGCGAGTACTGCATCTCCCTGCTGGCCGCCATCGCCAAGCTGCAGAAGCTCACCGAGGAAGACATCGAGCTGGCCCGCCACGGCAAGTCCACCGACCCGAAGGAACAGGCCCTGCTCGACTTCGTGCTGCTGCTGGTGCGCCACAAGGGCGACGTGACCGATGAAGAACTGCAGGCCGTGCGCGCCGCCGGGTGGGGCGATGAGGACATCGTGGAAGTGTTCGGCCACTTGGCGCTGAACTTCATCACCAACTACCTGTGGAAGGTCGGCCGCAACGACGTCGACTTCCCGATCCTGCGCCTGTTCGACCAGGGCAAGATCTCGCGCGGCAGCAGCCACCCGTTCCAGCAGGTCGCCTGA
- a CDS encoding SDR family oxidoreductase, which yields MSITLITGGSRGIGASIALACARRGHGVILTYQQNVEAADAVVRQIANAGGKAIALPLDVGRVQSFAGFRADVERVLASEWPAGQLSGLVNNAGHGLFNPIATVSEAQFDGLFNVHLKGPFFLTQALLPLLAPQAAIVNITSATTRVATVGVAPYASFKGGLEVLTRYMAKEFGPQGIRVNSVSPGPIRTELGGGLDAAFETALASQTALGRVGEPDEVGSVVASLLSSDSGWVTAQNIEVSGGYVI from the coding sequence ATGTCCATCACCCTCATTACCGGCGGCAGCCGCGGTATTGGCGCCAGCATTGCCCTGGCCTGCGCGCGTCGCGGCCACGGTGTCATCCTCACCTACCAGCAGAATGTCGAGGCTGCCGACGCGGTGGTGCGGCAGATTGCCAATGCTGGGGGCAAAGCCATTGCGCTGCCGCTGGATGTCGGCCGGGTGCAGAGCTTTGCAGGCTTCCGTGCAGACGTGGAGCGCGTGCTGGCATCGGAATGGCCTGCGGGGCAGCTGTCCGGCCTGGTCAACAATGCCGGCCACGGGCTGTTCAATCCGATTGCCACGGTGAGCGAAGCCCAGTTCGATGGGCTGTTCAACGTCCACCTGAAAGGGCCGTTCTTCCTGACCCAGGCGCTGCTTCCACTCCTGGCGCCGCAGGCAGCCATCGTCAACATCACCAGTGCAACGACGCGGGTGGCGACGGTGGGGGTGGCACCCTACGCGTCGTTCAAGGGCGGGCTTGAGGTGCTGACGCGTTACATGGCCAAGGAGTTCGGACCGCAGGGTATCCGCGTGAATTCCGTATCGCCGGGCCCGATCCGGACGGAGCTCGGGGGCGGCCTGGATGCAGCGTTCGAAACGGCGCTGGCATCGCAGACGGCGCTGGGGCGTGTAGGCGAGCCTGACGAGGTGGGCAGCGTCGTGGCCTCACTGCTGTCTTCGGACAGTGGATGGGTAACGGCGCAGAACATTGAAGTGTCCGGCGGCTATGTCATCTGA